CGTTTCCTGAGAATGAATTAATTGGTACTGTTAAGCAGTTATTGAGAAATTCTCAGAAATAATTTTAATTCTTAAATCGGAAAATACTGTAATTGATGTGGTTGAGGTTTCCGATTTATTGTTGTTACTCATAACTCAGGAAAATTAATATCAAATAAAAAGCGCAGGAGATACATTAAATCTCTCTCCTAATGCTTTTGCTTGACTTTTACTGATGGTTCTTTTGTGATTGACTACCTCAGAAATAATGCCTTTCGATCCAAAAATGTCTAGCAGATCTTTTTGTTTAAGATCGTGGTTTCCCATGAGTTCAATTAAAATGTCATTAGGAGAAGCTTTTTGTGGCATTTTAACAGTTTTACTTTCATAATCTTCAATTAAAATCGCTAATAATTCAAGCAGATCGCCTTCTTCTGATGTTAACTCATTCTCATCAATAGCCATGAGTCGATCTACTTGTTCTAACATTTTTTTCTTTTCTTGTTCTGTATGAATTGGTTTTGGTTGTACTTGGGTTAGAAGATGAGTGTAATCTTGAGTTATCATAGTGAAATGTCCTCTACTTGTACCATGTGTATTGAGCCGTATAATACTCTTCTGTGAAGAAGAGTATGGTTAGTTTAGGAAGAGTTAACTATAAGCATAAATAATTGAGTCGATAATATTTTTATAGTAATAAAAGGAAGAAAATATATATATTCTTAAATTTAGTTATTAATTAGTTTTTATTTTTCCAGTTTTCTTGATCATATTCTTCATGGGTTAGGACATAATAAATTTTTATAATACCCCGTTGGTAATTAATTGTAGTAATTAATCGATATTTATTACCTCCTATGTTAAATACTGTTTTTCCATCCACGTCATCTGTTCCACGATGCCAATTTGTCTTAATATCAAACAAATGTCTCCAGTTTGCTTGTTTAGCAACTTCTAACCAAGTATCCAGTGGTATTCTTGCCTCTGGATAGATTAAGATAAACTCAGCAAGCAACTTAGCGTTGATTACCCGCATTAAAAATTCTCCTAATTTTCAAGGTACTGATCTCTTTTTGAGAACTTTTCTAATGATAGTGTTTAAATCTTTCATTGTCAAGGCCTCAATTCTTTTTCCCATTCCATCTCTTAAGAACCATTAATTAATGTTAATAATGGCCCCATTTGTTCCGTTCCCTTAATATTCAAATCGCTGTGACATAAAATAATTTTATCAGTGACTCGCCCTAATAAATCCCTCAGAATACGTTCTAAACGCGCTTTATCCGCCTCAAATTCATCTTCATGACTTAGTGTATGTCTTGACCATTTTCGGAGGAATAAAGGCGCACAAAATAACACTGAAGCCCCACCTTTTTCCCATAATACTGAAGAAGCATCTAACCAAATTTGCCAAGGATGAGAATGTCTTAAAGAACGATATTGAAAAATCGTAGCTAAGGTAACAGATTCATCTTTTTTGCCAATGTTACGAATGGGTCGAGGATTTGCTGTAATGGTTCCCCGACGTAATAATTGAATAAACTGAATTAAGGTTTCTTTAGACGGTGGTGGGGTAGGATTATGTTGTCGTAAACGCCCATCTATTTCCCAATAATGTTGGGTAGTTTCTATCAATTCTCTTAAAGCGGCTAATTCTTCATAAGCTAAATATTTTCCTGTTCCAAAAAAGTGTTTAATTGCTCGATCTAAAACTATTATAGGAGTTAAAAAAGGATCTTGTTTTTGTAATAATTTAATCTCATCAATCCAATGACAAATATTGTGATAAGATTGGGTTGCTCTATATCCGAGTCTATCCCAACGTGGGAAGGATTCAACGGGTAATAATTTAGGCAATTCTTGGTCAATATGATAACAATAATCAGCAATTAATCCGGCCCTAACTGGATCAATCATGGCAACTAATTTATTATTTTCTGTATCAGGTTGTTGACTCAAAATTGTCAACATTTGGGCGATATCATCTCCTAAAATTAATCGTCCTAACCCTGGATAAATTAATCCTAATAAGGATAATAAAGCACGAACCAAACTAAAACTAATCAGAGGTCTTTGTTCATTTAAAGGTTTAAGAGAAATTCCAGCAGATGTTAAAATTTCACTAAGAGTATAACGAGCAATATCATCTAAACCTGGAGCAATAATAACAATATCTTGGGGCTTTATTTTATTTTGCTTAATTGCATTAATAATAAATTCTGCGGTTTGACGTAATAATTGAGCGCGAGATATCGTTTGAATTGAGGTAATCTGGTCAGGTAATGGGGTAATATTAAGGGGATCGGTTGCTAATTGAACTATGAGATCTCCATATTGACTGCTTAAATTAAAGGGATCTGGTAACAATTCTACTTGACAACGAGAGGCTAATTGAGATAAATATTGAGGATCAGCGTTTAACCCTAAGCGAATTTGACCGTGAGGATTATAAGTAAATCGCCCAATTACACCGTTATTCAGCAAAATATCAATTAAATCTTTGGTAATTGCTGGATAATCATCTACATCATCCGCAAAAATTGCCTGATAACGATGGGTTAAATGGTGTTGATATTGAGTATTTGGGAGTAAATATCGCCAATAAAGACTGTAAATTAGTCCATATGTCAACAATCCTCTGTTTAAACACCATTCTTGCCATTCTATAATTAATTGTCCCCTCAGTTGAGACAAATTAGGTTGTTCATGAGTGGGATCTAAAATTGTCTCATTTTGAGAGGAGTGGTGGTCTAGAATATAGGGAATATCTTCAATTGGAGTACCACTGGCCCCGGCCAACAATAGCAAATCTAAAGTTTGACGGACAAATCGATACTCAGTGCTTCTTGTTAGTTTAAAATAATCTTGATCGAGTTGAGGTCGCCATAATTTAGTGGCTAATTCTTGTTCAGTTTCTGGACGCAACAGCAAGGGAAATTGAGCTTTTAGATTAAGTTTCTCAAACAAAAGCGGCCAAAATAAGATAACTTCATCTCTAATAAATCCTAACGGTGTTTTACAGATAACTGGATAGCTTCTTTGAACTGATAAGGAAAGTTGATCCGCTAGTTCTCGACGATTATCATCATTAGCAGCTAAAATTAACACAGATGAGGCTAATTCTTGGGTTATAGAATTAATAGGAGAGTTACTTTTTTTCCCTTGACGTTTTAACTCAACCCAATAAGTAAATTCTTGTATCAAACGATGAGTTTTACCGCTACGAGTTATTCCTTCTATCCAAAGGGTAGTTAATTCCACAGATATTCCTCTCATTAATTTGTTAATATACCAAATGCCATCGATTTTAGACGGTTATTCTTGTGTTATTGTTGTTATTTTTGTGCAGGTAAGTTCCAATTCTCATGAAATTCAATTCTTTTGTTAAAAGTGCTTCAAATTGGGTTAGTGCGACCCCTAAAAGGTCTCTGGATCGAGCTTATAAAGCTGCTTTAAAGATTCAAGAGATCGAAGATAAACATTTTAAGGGTAAGAAGGTTTCTTCTAATAATGCTGACTATGGTGACAGTGTTATTACTTATTTTATAACAGAAGTTCAAGGTTATTTACAAAAAATTAATATGGGACTGACTGTGTTTAAAACCAGTCAATATTTCCTTAATATCTCTAATTTTCAAGATTCCCCTGATAATAAGGTCAGTCAACGAGAGTTACAAGAACAAATAACGGAAGCGGGACTTATTTTTGATAAGCTTAAATTTATTGATGAGGTAAGAGTTAAGTATAATCTTCCTGAAATTAGGGAAAGTACCGGACAATATTTGCCGATGGAATCTGGACAAAAAGCTTTATCTTCTCAATCTATAGACCTCAATAAAAGTCATAATTATCAGTCACAAAATAACGCTAATAATCAAAAATTAGGACTAGAATCAGCTACACAAAAATCTGGTGTATTGCCTCGATCTTTTATTAATACGATTAATAAAATTAAACAAGAAATTGATCCGCAATCAGGAGAAAATGAGGAACAAGTTTTAAATAAATACCGTTATTCTCGTTATAAAACTTCTCTGTCTATTAAATTTATTTTACTGTTAATCATTGTTCCTTTATTAACTCATCAACTGACTAAAACTTTTATCTTAAGACCAATTGTTCAGCAATATTTAAACCAACATGAACAAGTAGTTTTTATTAACCGTGACTTAGAAGAAGAAGCATTTCAAGAATTACAACACTATGAAGAATCCCTTCGTTTTAAAGGAATGGTTGGATTAATTCCTAAGCTTAATACCGAGGAATTAGAAACAGCGATCAAAGAAAAAGCTGAGGAAATTAAGGAAGAATCTCGTGCTAATGGAATTGATTCAATTTCTAATATTTTTGCTGATCTTTTTTCTGTAATTGCATTTGGGGTTGTCATTGCTACTTCAAAAAAAGAAATTGAGGTAGTTAAATCTTTTCTCGATGAAATTCTCTATGGTTTGAGTGATCCCGCGAAAGCTTTTTTAATTATTTTGTTTACTGATATGTTTGTAGGATTCCACTCTCCTCACGGTTGGGAAGTGATATTAGAAGGGGTTTCTCATCACTTTGGATTACCCGAAAATCAATCGTTTAATTTCTTATTTATTGCCACATTTCCTGTTATTTTGGATACGGTTTTAAAATATTGGATTTTCCGTTATCTTAATCGCATTTCTCCTTCCGCAGTCGCTACTTATAAGAATATGAATGAGTAGAATAGGAATTATATCAACAAATAAGAGACCTTAACTCGCTCAGATTTAAGCTATACAAACAAAGGTTGCCTACGCAACCTAAAATTTAGTCCGCGCTCGTCGGATTTAGTTTGTATAGGATAAGGCTTTAGCCTTTTATTCATTATTAACTTAGCATAGTTTGTCCGGTAGAATCAATTTTTATAGGGGCCATTCATAAATTGTGCCTACTTCTTTATTTATTAGAGTAATATTAAGAGTTAATTAATCTGGGTAAATATTGGAAAAAATGCGTTAGATTAACAGAGTAATGGATTAATTTTCACCGAGACAATTATGACAGTTGATCAACTCCTCTTATTAGTGGTTTTATTATTCCCAGGAATTCTTTTATCAGCGTTAGTGATGGGAAGTTTTGCTAAAGGTGGCTAAATTTTAGACAGAGAAAACCAGGGATAAGGAATTATTAACTAACGGATTGATGTTAGGGATAATAACTCTCCTTGTCCCCTATAAATTTTGCCTCATCTTTAGTCTTTTTTCTGACGCTGAGGGGAGGGATTAGCACTTAATGACTCAGTATTAGATAAGTGAACTTCTAGGTTTTTTCGTTGTTCCATCTTACCGAGAAAATAACCTGTCATCATCGCTGAGGCCAAAAGATTGGCTAAATTTTCCCTATCTGTGGTAATTGAAATATTGAACTCTTCTGAAGGCAACATCCCCACTAACCCTTGTACATTTTGGGTAATGATCTGCTGGACTTCTGGACTAGCTGATTGAGCAATACGCGCTAAAGTGTCAGGGTGTTGTTGTTGTAAATACTGGATCAGTGCATTTGTGTCTTGTTCTTCTGGTTCAGAAGCGAAAAAGTCAAAATTGAATGCCATTAGAACTCCAAAAATGGGGTTGACTTATCTTCCACTGTTACATACTTCCCACTATAACCGCTACTGGGGAAAATCGGGAAAAATTAGGGAGTTAGTTCAGATAGTTGATCGATCTCGAAATACTGATGGAATTTTTCTGTGATTTCTAACCAATAGGAACGTCCTTGTCGTCGTTTACGAATAAAACCTAGTTCTACTAATTCCTGAACGTGCTGATAAGCACTACTACCGCGCATTTCGATTAAATCTGTTTGTAGTATAGGATTTTTTAGGGCGATCGCGGCTAAAGTCCTTAAAGTGGCTGTTTTTAACTCTGCTGGAATTAAATTATCCATCAGAGAGTCAAAGGTGGAACGTAGCTGTAAACTATAACCGTTTTCGGTTTCTACCACTTCTAAAGCACTATCTCGATAGGCATAGTCGGACATTAGTTCTATAATGGCTTCTTGAGCCGTTTCTAGTTCGCACTCAGCCCATTGGGCAATTTCATTTAAAGATAAGGGTTGCCCTTTAAGATAGAGAATAGCTTCGATTTTAGTGACTAATTTCATCGTTATTTTAATTATACTTCAGAAAAAAGAGTTTGTGATCTCAGCAATATCAAGATGCTGATCAGAAATATTTCGACTCTTAAGCGATCGCAATTTTAAAATAAACCCTTAGCTCATGTTTAGGGGTCATAAAATAAAGTGAGTCCCCTAGTTGTCTCTAGGGGACATCTCAAAACAGTATCTAATAGGAGTTTAACCCATGAGCGAACCTACTACCGTCACGTATTCCATAGCAGAAGTCCTTAAACGCATCGAGGACAAGCTAGACAGGATGGATGAGAAGTTTGAGGCGAAACTAGACAGGATGGATGAGAAGTTTAAGGAGAAACTAGACAGGATGGATGAGAAGTTTGAGGCGAAACTAGACACCCTCCAAAAAGAAGTTATCCAGAAAATAGACAAGCAATCAGAAGAAATCACAACAATTAAAGCCACTTTACAGGCACAACAGCCATTAATTCAGAAAATACCTGATTTAGCCGAAAAAGTAGGGGAATTAAAGAACTGGAGACAAATCGTCATCATTGCGATAACAGCCCTCATTAGTGGTTCAATCACTTGGGTTATTCGAGGGGGAACCTTTAAACCTTAACCATTAGCGGCCAACTAGGGGACATCTCGAAACAGTATCTAATAGGAGTTTAACCGATGAATGAAGATAGATTAGCTAGAATTGAAAAGATTGTTGAATCGAATGCTAAATCGATTCAAGCCCTAAGTGATGCAGTAGCACAAGATCGAAAAGAATGGGCGCGGGATCGTCACCATATTTTTGATTGGATGTCTCGTTTAGCAGCAGCGCAAAGAGACTTTTATGAAGTTCAGTCCGACTATATTCGTCACATTGAAACCATAGAAGATCGTCTCGCGACAATCCTTGAAAGGTTTTCCCCAGAAGAAAAAGAGGATCAAACATAACCGCCAGTTGCGTGGCTACCATGCCACTCTTAACTTAGCCGCTTCAAGTATCAATAATCAATATTATACAAAAGCGATCACTGTTTGAGCTATCGGAGTAAAATTGATGGATCAATTTTCTCATTCATCTACTGTGGATATTCGGACTTGTGGAATTAATCTTAATCATTGGTATGTGGTGGCCCGTAATATAGAAGTTACGGCTCAACCTTTAGAAGTTCTTCTATGGCATGATCCTATTGTACTCTATCGGGATGAAATAGGAAAAGTTCATGGTTTAGAAAATCGTTGTCCTCATCGTCAAGTAAAATTAAGTGAGGGAAAAGTTGTCAAAAATTCCTTAGAATGTGCTTATCACGGTTGGCAATTTAATGAGGAAGGACATTGTACTTTTATTCCTTATTTAACCGAAAAACAAAAAATACCTAATTGTCAAATTTATGCTTATCCCGTCCAAGAATTAGATGGATTTATTTGGTTATTTCCAGGGGATAAAAATGAGCTAGAACGCAATAAAATTAAACCAATGGGAGTTATGGAATGGGAACATCTTAATTATATTGCAACTGTTTCTCAGATTGAGTGTCGAGGACATTTTTCTTTTTTAATTGAGAATTTAATGGATATGTATCATGGACATTTACATGAGAATTATCAAGCTTGGACTGATGCTCAATTAAAAAAAGTATCAGTAAATGAACATGAAATAAAAGCCTTATATGAAGCCCAAAGTTATTATAAAATTGATAAAATATGGTCAATTTTTCAGTTATTTTTTCCCAGTTTACGGCGATTACATTCTGAACCATTAGAAGTCATTTATTTATATCCTCATTGGATTTCAAGTTTAGGGAATGATTTTAAAATTTATTGTTTATTGTGTCCAGTAAATGAAACTTATACTAAAGCTTATTTGATTCATTTTACCTCATTAAACTCTTTTTGGCGACTACATAAATTACCGAAATGGTTCC
The genomic region above belongs to Aphanothece sacrum FPU1 and contains:
- a CDS encoding helix-turn-helix domain-containing protein, with the protein product MITQDYTHLLTQVQPKPIHTEQEKKKMLEQVDRLMAIDENELTSEEGDLLELLAILIEDYESKTVKMPQKASPNDILIELMGNHDLKQKDLLDIFGSKGIISEVVNHKRTISKSQAKALGERFNVSPALFI
- a CDS encoding type II toxin-antitoxin system HigB family toxin, whose product is MRVINAKLLAEFILIYPEARIPLDTWLEVAKQANWRHLFDIKTNWHRGTDDVDGKTVFNIGGNKYRLITTINYQRGIIKIYYVLTHEEYDQENWKNKN
- a CDS encoding recombinase family protein, coding for MELTTLWIEGITRSGKTHRLIQEFTYWVELKRQGKKSNSPINSITQELASSVLILAANDDNRRELADQLSLSVQRSYPVICKTPLGFIRDEVILFWPLLFEKLNLKAQFPLLLRPETEQELATKLWRPQLDQDYFKLTRSTEYRFVRQTLDLLLLAGASGTPIEDIPYILDHHSSQNETILDPTHEQPNLSQLRGQLIIEWQEWCLNRGLLTYGLIYSLYWRYLLPNTQYQHHLTHRYQAIFADDVDDYPAITKDLIDILLNNGVIGRFTYNPHGQIRLGLNADPQYLSQLASRCQVELLPDPFNLSSQYGDLIVQLATDPLNITPLPDQITSIQTISRAQLLRQTAEFIINAIKQNKIKPQDIVIIAPGLDDIARYTLSEILTSAGISLKPLNEQRPLISFSLVRALLSLLGLIYPGLGRLILGDDIAQMLTILSQQPDTENNKLVAMIDPVRAGLIADYCYHIDQELPKLLPVESFPRWDRLGYRATQSYHNICHWIDEIKLLQKQDPFLTPIIVLDRAIKHFFGTGKYLAYEELAALRELIETTQHYWEIDGRLRQHNPTPPPSKETLIQFIQLLRRGTITANPRPIRNIGKKDESVTLATIFQYRSLRHSHPWQIWLDASSVLWEKGGASVLFCAPLFLRKWSRHTLSHEDEFEADKARLERILRDLLGRVTDKIILCHSDLNIKGTEQMGPLLTLINGS
- a CDS encoding proton extrusion protein PcxA, yielding MKFNSFVKSASNWVSATPKRSLDRAYKAALKIQEIEDKHFKGKKVSSNNADYGDSVITYFITEVQGYLQKINMGLTVFKTSQYFLNISNFQDSPDNKVSQRELQEQITEAGLIFDKLKFIDEVRVKYNLPEIRESTGQYLPMESGQKALSSQSIDLNKSHNYQSQNNANNQKLGLESATQKSGVLPRSFINTINKIKQEIDPQSGENEEQVLNKYRYSRYKTSLSIKFILLLIIVPLLTHQLTKTFILRPIVQQYLNQHEQVVFINRDLEEEAFQELQHYEESLRFKGMVGLIPKLNTEELETAIKEKAEEIKEESRANGIDSISNIFADLFSVIAFGVVIATSKKEIEVVKSFLDEILYGLSDPAKAFLIILFTDMFVGFHSPHGWEVILEGVSHHFGLPENQSFNFLFIATFPVILDTVLKYWIFRYLNRISPSAVATYKNMNE
- a CDS encoding DUF760 domain-containing protein, with product MAFNFDFFASEPEEQDTNALIQYLQQQHPDTLARIAQSASPEVQQIITQNVQGLVGMLPSEEFNISITTDRENLANLLASAMMTGYFLGKMEQRKNLEVHLSNTESLSANPSPQRQKKD
- the scpB gene encoding SMC-Scp complex subunit ScpB; its protein translation is MKLVTKIEAILYLKGQPLSLNEIAQWAECELETAQEAIIELMSDYAYRDSALEVVETENGYSLQLRSTFDSLMDNLIPAELKTATLRTLAAIALKNPILQTDLIEMRGSSAYQHVQELVELGFIRKRRQGRSYWLEITEKFHQYFEIDQLSELTP
- a CDS encoding aromatic ring-hydroxylating dioxygenase subunit alpha, which translates into the protein MDQFSHSSTVDIRTCGINLNHWYVVARNIEVTAQPLEVLLWHDPIVLYRDEIGKVHGLENRCPHRQVKLSEGKVVKNSLECAYHGWQFNEEGHCTFIPYLTEKQKIPNCQIYAYPVQELDGFIWLFPGDKNELERNKIKPMGVMEWEHLNYIATVSQIECRGHFSFLIENLMDMYHGHLHENYQAWTDAQLKKVSVNEHEIKALYEAQSYYKIDKIWSIFQLFFPSLRRLHSEPLEVIYLYPHWISSLGNDFKIYCLLCPVNETYTKAYLIHFTSLNSFWRLHKLPKWFRQFIKNSLFGTAQKMLDGLVRQDIKMIEQEQESYLGNSQRRTYEVNPTISQVQKLIKQQLSEKLDKLK